In bacterium, the genomic window TCCCGCAGCCAGCGCGCCGACCGCCGCGCGCCAGCGGCGCTCGTCGCCGCGCAGCCACCACGCCGTGTGCAGGGCGAAGACGGCGGTCACGCCCCACTGCACGACCTGCTTCGCGTAGCGCAGCCAGGCCTCCTGGGGCGAGGCCAGCGACGGCGCGGTCACCAGTCCGACGGCGGACAGCGCGATGGCGCCGATGGCGGCCAGCCAGGGCCAGCCGCCGGCGGCGGCCCAACCGGACAGCAGGCGCCGCGGTCCCGCGGCCACGGCGGCCAGGAGCACGGCCGCGGCCATCAGCAGGTAGGAGGGCTGGAAGCCGGCGCCGGGATCCCGGCCGGTCAGCAGCGTGACCACCCCGACCCCGGCCAGGGGCAGGGCGGCGAGGGCGGACAGGAACAGGAAGTCGGCCCCCTGCGCCAGGGCCGGCCGGGTCATGGGAAGGGGGCCGGCCCCGCGTCGGTCCTGCGAGGGGGGCCGGCCCCACCGTCTCGGCGTGCTTCGGTTCATGCGGCCACTCTAGCGCGGCCGGACCCGCCGTTCAAGCGCCGGTGCGCTCAGTGCGCGGTCAGGTAGCGCTCCAGCTCCCAGGGATGGACCTGGGAGATGTATTCCTTCCAGACTCCCTCTTTGTGGTCGATGTAGTGCAGGAAGACGTGGTCGCCGAGCACCTCGCGCATCAGCGAATCCTTGCGGAAGAGGGTCAGGGCCTCCCCCAGGTTGCCCGGCAGCTGGGTGATGCGCAGGCGGGCCTTCTCGCGGTCGCTCATCGTGAAGATGTTCTTGTTGACGGGCTCGCCGGCGTCCCGCTGCCGCTCGATGCCGTCGAGGCCCGAGGCCAGCATCACGGCGAACGCGAGGTAGGGGTTGCAGCTGGGGTCGGGCATGCGGACCTCGACGCGCGTGCCGACGCCGCGGCGGGCGGGCACCCGGGCCAGCGGCGAGCGGTTGTGCTCGCTCCAGGCGACGTTCACCGGCGCCTCGTAGCCGGGCACCAGGCGCTTGTAGGAGTTGACCAGCGGGTTGGTGATCGCCGAGAAGGCCCGCGCGTGGTGCAGGATGCCGCCGATGTACCAGCGGGCCATGTCGCTCAGCTCGTACGGCGCCTTGGGATCGTAGAACGCGTTCTCGCGGCGGCCGTTCCGGTCCTGGAACAGCGACTGGTGGACGTGCATGCCGGAGCCGTTCTCGCCGAAGATGGGCTTGGGCATGAAGGTGGCGTGCAGGTTGTAGTCCAGGGCGACCTTCTTGACGATCATCTTGAAGGTCATCACGAAATCGGCCGATTGCAGGGCGTCGGCGTACTTGAAGTCGATCTCGTGCTGGCCGGGCGCGACCTCGTGGTGGGCCGCCTCGATCTCGAAGCCGATCTTCTCGAGCACGTTGACGATGTCGCGGCGGCACTCCTCGCCCTTGTCGATGGGCAGCAGGTCGAAGTAGCCGCCCCGGTCGTGCGTGCGCACGGTCGGCTTGCCGTGCTCGTCGCGCTCGAAGAGGAAGAACTCCACCTCGGGGCCGCACACCGGGTGCAGGCCGAGCGCCGTGAAGCGGGCGATGGTGCGCCGCAGCGTCAGGCGCGGGCAACCGGAGAAGGGCGAGCGGTCGGAGTTGTAGACGTCGCAGATCAGTCGGGCCTCGCGGCCCTGGATCCCCTCGAAGGGGAAGACCGCGTAGCTGTTCAGGTCGGGCACCAGCAGCATGTCCGACTCCTCGATCCGGGTGAAGCCCTCGATCGACGAGCCGTCGAACATGATCTCGCCCTGCAGGGCCTTCTCGATCTGGCCCTCGGGCACCTCGACGTTCTTGTTGTGCCCGAGCACGTCGGTGAACATCAGGCGCAGGAAACGGACCTTGTCCTTCTTCATGCGCTCGAGCAGGGCCTTGCGCTCGCTCTCCGGCGCGATGACGCCGTCGGCGAAGGGCTTCAGGAAGACGCTTTCCTTCTCGGACATCGGGTGCTCCTTCTCTGCGGACCGGGGTGGCTGTATTCGGCGACTGTCGTTTGCTGCGTTTATTGCAGATTTTCAAAGTCGATCAGGCATTATTATAGCATGATATCGGCGTTGTCGATGATTTATTTAGTCTTTTATGCAATATATCACATTCATCATGGGCGACCGTGGCCGGCGCCGGGCACCACGAATCTGCGTCGACCGGTCCGCGAGGCCGTGCTAGCCTCGCTTCCAGGCGCTGCCAGGGCGTCGGCGACGACCAAGGAGGGTCCGCATGTCCGCACACGGCCTGAACGGCATCAAGATCTCCGCCATGACCGGCCCCTGCTTCCTGCTCGA contains:
- the glnA gene encoding type I glutamate--ammonia ligase, with product MKKDKVRFLRLMFTDVLGHNKNVEVPEGQIEKALQGEIMFDGSSIEGFTRIEESDMLLVPDLNSYAVFPFEGIQGREARLICDVYNSDRSPFSGCPRLTLRRTIARFTALGLHPVCGPEVEFFLFERDEHGKPTVRTHDRGGYFDLLPIDKGEECRRDIVNVLEKIGFEIEAAHHEVAPGQHEIDFKYADALQSADFVMTFKMIVKKVALDYNLHATFMPKPIFGENGSGMHVHQSLFQDRNGRRENAFYDPKAPYELSDMARWYIGGILHHARAFSAITNPLVNSYKRLVPGYEAPVNVAWSEHNRSPLARVPARRGVGTRVEVRMPDPSCNPYLAFAVMLASGLDGIERQRDAGEPVNKNIFTMSDREKARLRITQLPGNLGEALTLFRKDSLMREVLGDHVFLHYIDHKEGVWKEYISQVHPWELERYLTAH